From one Pseudoliparis swirei isolate HS2019 ecotype Mariana Trench chromosome 5, NWPU_hadal_v1, whole genome shotgun sequence genomic stretch:
- the htr2b gene encoding 5-hydroxytryptamine receptor 2B yields the protein MSQAVAAALEANGSQPGEEAGVKLKWAALLIVMVIVPTIGGNILVILAVSLERKLQNATNYFLMSLAVADLLVGLLVMPIALVTVLYDSDWPLPESLCPIWLFLDVLFSTASIMHLCAISLDRYIAIKKPIQHSQYKSRAKAMVKIALVWLISICIAIPIPIKGLKNSHLPNNITFTSNHTCMLKPDTFQEFIMFGSLAAFFIPLTIMMVIYLLTVQVLRKKVYLLRSKVTQRLSYPAVSTVFQREQAVTPSQAEQLHNLDSRLPRMQEKTYAESTNSPTRDEITFRRMSTMGKKSMQTLSNEQRASKVLGIVFLLFVVMWCPFFITNITSVLCTSCDVRVIARLMEIFVWVGYVSSGINPLVYTLFNKTFRQAFTRYMTCNYETSASHSPGRHPGASNGDRNLTRISFRSSMAENSKLFMKCGMKNGIGAVSYQSPLRSRHEPVPSSSGVLLDTVLLTECEGSKQEEHVSCV from the exons ATGTCTCAAGCAGTTGCAGCTGCACTCGAGGCCAACGGCTCACAGCCTGGAGAAGAAGCTGGGGTTAAGCTGAAATGGGCTGCCCTGCTTATCGTCATGGTCATAGTCCCCACTATTGGAGGAAACATCCTGGTCATTCTTGCTGTGTCACTTGAAAGAAAGCTGCAGAACGCCACAAACTACTTTCTAATGTCGCTAGCTGTGGCTGATCTGTTGGTGGGACTCCTTGTGATGCCCATTGCCCTTGTTACTGTTCTCTACG ACTCAGACTGGCCTCTCCCGGAGTCCCTCTGCCCTATTTGGCTGTTCCTCGATGTGCTGTTTTCCACCGCATCCATCATGCACCTATGCGCCATTTCACTGGATCGCTACATTGCCATCAAGAAGCCAATCCAACATAGCCAATACAAATCGAGAGCCAAAGCGATGGTGAAGATTGCATTGGTGTGGCTCATATCGATTT GTATTGCGATCCCGATTCCGATTAAGGGGCTTAAGAACAGCCATCTCCCCAACAACATCACCTTCACCAGTAACCACACATGCATGCTGAAACCAGACACCTTCCAGGAGTTTATCATGTTCGGCTCCTTGGCGGCATTCTTCATTCCTCTGACCATCATGATGGTCATCTACCTACTTACTGTCCAGGTGCTGCGCAAAAAGGTTTATTTGCTCAGGTCAAAGGTGACTCAGCGCTTGAGCTACCCGGCAGTCTCCACAGTCTTTCAAAGAGAACAAGCTGTGACTCCATCTCAAGCAGAGCAACTTCACAACCTGGACAGCAGACTTCCCAGGATGCAAGAAAAAACATATGCAGAATCAACAAACTCGCCTACACGAGATGAAATAACTTTTCGGAGAATGTCAACAATGGGCAAGAAGTCAATGCAGACTCTGAGCAATGAGCAGCGCGCCTCAAAGGTGCTGGGCATCGTCTTCCTCCTGTTCGTAGTCATGTGGTGCCCTTTTTTCATCACTAATATCACCTCTGTGCTATGCACCAGCTGTGATGTTCGTGTCATAGCCCGCCTCATGGAGATCTTTGTTTGGGTTGGTTATGTGTCATCAGGCATTAACCCATTGGTCTACACCCTCTTCAACAAAACGTTCAGGCAAGCGTTCACGCGTTACATGACCTGCAATTACGAAACCTCTGCTAGTCACAGTCCAGGAAGGCACCCCGGGGCATCAAATGGAGATCGGAACCTTACTCGGATTTCATTCAGATCTTCCATGGCAGAAAACTCTAAACTGTTCATGAAGTGTGGAATGAAGAATGGCATTGGAGCCGTTAGCTACCAAAGTCCACTGAGGAGCCGGCACGAACCTGTACCGTCATCTAGTGGTGTTTTGCTAGATACAGTGCTTCTGACTGAATGTGAAGGTAGCAAGCAGGAAGAACATGTTAGCTGTGTATAG